One window of Phoenix dactylifera cultivar Barhee BC4 chromosome 5, palm_55x_up_171113_PBpolish2nd_filt_p, whole genome shotgun sequence genomic DNA carries:
- the LOC103713011 gene encoding uncharacterized RING finger protein C4G3.12c isoform X1, with product MGSGSSKDAGAAAASSSGGGLRKARSGGARVLNSSCFGLSSAIWDDRKKEENGRCRSNICGGEVESKAFGRNHEGCGKLSIAQPSKMPSLTSFDDERSGEDQDGALQIGLGASSSSSATAAVSRSSNTSGRFSHFGFFSDGINFRLNRAVSLGSSRADSLFSAGLSFPNNDAGDHAIVDVDSSLNNVNDTHESVIVENNSPQDVVRNNERVEATFGRYSHTNHLESENAELRYSNRRLGPQEPLESSLQFSRALSVGRLRDRVLRRTSLSEGVFGPVHLEDRSAGSTGQVNGRRLLGGTRRSQSFSNRNDDVLQDPSSTHPYPIAGTSGMNADHDSETPQPRETSNHDLLEHRSAFLERRRRIRSQVRALQRLGSRFESLSGHDRSCILSGQHRTGCSTCRTNNRAANPDDDTSARASISRIVMLAEALFEVLDEIHQQSVVLSSRPSFSSIGSVPAPKEVVECMPIKVYMKPHEHQIDGAAQCYICLVEYEEGDCIRILPCNHEFHQTCIDKWLKEIHRYFLIRSTVHPAITWVCPLCRGNVCRLDASSTEKLC from the exons ATGGGATCGGGGAGCAGCAAGGACGCCGGGGCGGCGGCGGCCTCGTCGTCTGGTGGAGGACTACGGAAGGCGAGATCCGGAGGGGCTAGGGTTCTCAACTCTTCTTGCTTTGGCCTCTCATCAGCTATCTGGGATGATCGG aagaaagaagagaatggAAGATGTAGAAGCAATATTTGTGGGGGTGAAGTGGAGAGTAAAGCCTTTGGAAGGAATCATGAAGGCTGCGGGAAGCTTAGCATTGCCCAACCTAGTAAAATGCCCTCGTTGACTTCTTTTGATGATGAACGAAGTGGAGAAGATCAAGATGGGGCACTGCAAATTGGTTTAGGTGCCAGCAGCAGCTCTTCTGCAACAGCTGCTGTTAGCCGATCATCAAACACTTCAGGCAGGTTCTCTCATTTTGGTTTTTTCTCAGATGGAATTAATTTTAGGTTAAACAGAGCCGTCAGTTTGGGGTCATCAAGGGCCGACTCTCTCTTCTCAGCTGGTCTCTCCTTTCCAAACAATGATGCAGGTGATCATGCTATTGTTGATGTTGATAGTTCTCTAAATAATGTGAACGATACTCATGAGAGTGTCATTGTGGAAAATAATTCTCCCCAAGATGTGGTCAGAAATAATGAAAGGGTTGAGGCTACATTTGGTCGATATTCTCATACCAATCATCTAGAATCTGAAAATGCTGAATTGAGGTATTCTAATAGACGGCTTGGACCACAAGAACCTTTAGAAAGCAGTTTGCAGTTTAGCCGAGCACTTAGCGTTGGACGGCTTCGTGATAGAGTTCTTCGAAGGACTTCATTATCTGAGGGAGTATTTGGTCCTGTCCATCTAGAGGATAGGTCTGCTGGGTCTACGGGGCAGGTTAACGGGAGACGACTCTTGGGTGGTACAAGAAGATCACAATCCTTTTCCAACAGGAACGATGATGTGCTGCAAGATCCGTCTAGTACTCACCCTTACCCAATAGCTGGCACTTCGGGCATGAATGCTGATCATGACTCAGAAACTCCGCAGCCAAGAGAAACCAGTAATCATGATTTACTGGAACACAGGTCTGCATTCCttgaaaggagaaggagaataaGATCTCAG GTGCGGGCCCTTCAGCGATTGGGTAGCAGGTTTGAGAGTTTATCAGGTCATGACAGATCATGTATATTATCTGGGCAACATCGAACTGGTTGTAGCACATGCAGAACAAACAATCGAGCTGCTAATCCTGATGATGACACAAGTGCTAGAGCTAGCATATCAAGAATTGTTATGTTAGCAGAAGCACTTTTTGAG GTTTTGGATGAAATTCATCAGCAGTCTGTAGTTCTCTCATCTCGGCCATCTTTTTCCTCTATTGGATCTGTTCCTGCTCCAAAGGAGGTAGTAGAATGTATGCCAATAAAAGTATACATGAAACCACATGAACACCAAATTGACGGGGCTGCACA GTGTTATATTTGCCTTGTGGAGTATGAAGAAGGAGATTGCATCCGAATACTGCCTTGCAATCATGAATTTCACCAAACATGTATAGATAAGTGGTTGAAAGAGATTCACAGGTATTTTTTAATCCGATCCACTGTTCATCCTGCAATTACATG GGTTTGTCCACTTTGTCGTGGGAACGTTTGCAGATTGGATGCATCAAGCACAGAGAAGCTTTGTTGA
- the LOC103713011 gene encoding uncharacterized RING finger protein C4G3.12c isoform X3 produces MGSGSSKDAGAAAASSSGGGLRKARSGGARVLNSSCFGLSSAIWDDRKKEENGRCRSNICGGEVESKAFGRNHEGCGKLSIAQPSKMPSLTSFDDERSGEDQDGALQIGLGASSSSSATAAVSRSSNTSGDHAIVDVDSSLNNVNDTHESVIVENNSPQDVVRNNERVEATFGRYSHTNHLESENAELRYSNRRLGPQEPLESSLQFSRALSVGRLRDRVLRRTSLSEGVFGPVHLEDRSAGSTGQVNGRRLLGGTRRSQSFSNRNDDVLQDPSSTHPYPIAGTSGMNADHDSETPQPRETSNHDLLEHRSAFLERRRRIRSQVRALQRLGSRFESLSGHDRSCILSGQHRTGCSTCRTNNRAANPDDDTSARASISRIVMLAEALFEVLDEIHQQSVVLSSRPSFSSIGSVPAPKEVVECMPIKVYMKPHEHQIDGAAQCYICLVEYEEGDCIRILPCNHEFHQTCIDKWLKEIHRYFLIRSTVHPAITWVCPLCRGNVCRLDASSTEKLC; encoded by the exons ATGGGATCGGGGAGCAGCAAGGACGCCGGGGCGGCGGCGGCCTCGTCGTCTGGTGGAGGACTACGGAAGGCGAGATCCGGAGGGGCTAGGGTTCTCAACTCTTCTTGCTTTGGCCTCTCATCAGCTATCTGGGATGATCGG aagaaagaagagaatggAAGATGTAGAAGCAATATTTGTGGGGGTGAAGTGGAGAGTAAAGCCTTTGGAAGGAATCATGAAGGCTGCGGGAAGCTTAGCATTGCCCAACCTAGTAAAATGCCCTCGTTGACTTCTTTTGATGATGAACGAAGTGGAGAAGATCAAGATGGGGCACTGCAAATTGGTTTAGGTGCCAGCAGCAGCTCTTCTGCAACAGCTGCTGTTAGCCGATCATCAAACACTTCAG GTGATCATGCTATTGTTGATGTTGATAGTTCTCTAAATAATGTGAACGATACTCATGAGAGTGTCATTGTGGAAAATAATTCTCCCCAAGATGTGGTCAGAAATAATGAAAGGGTTGAGGCTACATTTGGTCGATATTCTCATACCAATCATCTAGAATCTGAAAATGCTGAATTGAGGTATTCTAATAGACGGCTTGGACCACAAGAACCTTTAGAAAGCAGTTTGCAGTTTAGCCGAGCACTTAGCGTTGGACGGCTTCGTGATAGAGTTCTTCGAAGGACTTCATTATCTGAGGGAGTATTTGGTCCTGTCCATCTAGAGGATAGGTCTGCTGGGTCTACGGGGCAGGTTAACGGGAGACGACTCTTGGGTGGTACAAGAAGATCACAATCCTTTTCCAACAGGAACGATGATGTGCTGCAAGATCCGTCTAGTACTCACCCTTACCCAATAGCTGGCACTTCGGGCATGAATGCTGATCATGACTCAGAAACTCCGCAGCCAAGAGAAACCAGTAATCATGATTTACTGGAACACAGGTCTGCATTCCttgaaaggagaaggagaataaGATCTCAG GTGCGGGCCCTTCAGCGATTGGGTAGCAGGTTTGAGAGTTTATCAGGTCATGACAGATCATGTATATTATCTGGGCAACATCGAACTGGTTGTAGCACATGCAGAACAAACAATCGAGCTGCTAATCCTGATGATGACACAAGTGCTAGAGCTAGCATATCAAGAATTGTTATGTTAGCAGAAGCACTTTTTGAG GTTTTGGATGAAATTCATCAGCAGTCTGTAGTTCTCTCATCTCGGCCATCTTTTTCCTCTATTGGATCTGTTCCTGCTCCAAAGGAGGTAGTAGAATGTATGCCAATAAAAGTATACATGAAACCACATGAACACCAAATTGACGGGGCTGCACA GTGTTATATTTGCCTTGTGGAGTATGAAGAAGGAGATTGCATCCGAATACTGCCTTGCAATCATGAATTTCACCAAACATGTATAGATAAGTGGTTGAAAGAGATTCACAGGTATTTTTTAATCCGATCCACTGTTCATCCTGCAATTACATG GGTTTGTCCACTTTGTCGTGGGAACGTTTGCAGATTGGATGCATCAAGCACAGAGAAGCTTTGTTGA
- the LOC103713011 gene encoding uncharacterized RING finger protein C4G3.12c isoform X2, whose amino-acid sequence MGSGSSKDAGAAAASSSGGGLRKARSGGARVLNSSCFGLSSAIWDDRKKEENGRCRSNICGGEVESKAFGRNHEGCGKLSIAQPSKMPSLTSFDDERSGEDQDGALQIGLGASSSSSATAAVSRSSNTSGRFSHFGFFSDGINFRLNRAVSLGSSRADSLFSAGLSFPNNDAGDHAIVDVDSSLNNVNDTHESVIVENNSPQDVVRNNERVEATFGRYSHTNHLESENAELRYSNRRLGPQEPLESSLQFSRALSVGRLRDRVLRRTSLSEGVFGPVHLEDRSAGSTGQVNGRRLLGGTRRSQSFSNRNDDVLQDPSSTHPYPIAGTSGMNADHDSETPQPRETSNHDLLEHRSAFLERRRRIRSQVRALQRLGSRFESLSGHDRSCILSGQHRTGCSTCRTNNRAANPDDDTSARASISRIVMLAEALFEVLDEIHQQSVVLSSRPSFSSIGSVPAPKEVVECMPIKVYMKPHEHQIDGAAQCYICLVEYEEGDCIRILPCNHEFHQTCIDKWLKEIHRVCPLCRGNVCRLDASSTEKLC is encoded by the exons ATGGGATCGGGGAGCAGCAAGGACGCCGGGGCGGCGGCGGCCTCGTCGTCTGGTGGAGGACTACGGAAGGCGAGATCCGGAGGGGCTAGGGTTCTCAACTCTTCTTGCTTTGGCCTCTCATCAGCTATCTGGGATGATCGG aagaaagaagagaatggAAGATGTAGAAGCAATATTTGTGGGGGTGAAGTGGAGAGTAAAGCCTTTGGAAGGAATCATGAAGGCTGCGGGAAGCTTAGCATTGCCCAACCTAGTAAAATGCCCTCGTTGACTTCTTTTGATGATGAACGAAGTGGAGAAGATCAAGATGGGGCACTGCAAATTGGTTTAGGTGCCAGCAGCAGCTCTTCTGCAACAGCTGCTGTTAGCCGATCATCAAACACTTCAGGCAGGTTCTCTCATTTTGGTTTTTTCTCAGATGGAATTAATTTTAGGTTAAACAGAGCCGTCAGTTTGGGGTCATCAAGGGCCGACTCTCTCTTCTCAGCTGGTCTCTCCTTTCCAAACAATGATGCAGGTGATCATGCTATTGTTGATGTTGATAGTTCTCTAAATAATGTGAACGATACTCATGAGAGTGTCATTGTGGAAAATAATTCTCCCCAAGATGTGGTCAGAAATAATGAAAGGGTTGAGGCTACATTTGGTCGATATTCTCATACCAATCATCTAGAATCTGAAAATGCTGAATTGAGGTATTCTAATAGACGGCTTGGACCACAAGAACCTTTAGAAAGCAGTTTGCAGTTTAGCCGAGCACTTAGCGTTGGACGGCTTCGTGATAGAGTTCTTCGAAGGACTTCATTATCTGAGGGAGTATTTGGTCCTGTCCATCTAGAGGATAGGTCTGCTGGGTCTACGGGGCAGGTTAACGGGAGACGACTCTTGGGTGGTACAAGAAGATCACAATCCTTTTCCAACAGGAACGATGATGTGCTGCAAGATCCGTCTAGTACTCACCCTTACCCAATAGCTGGCACTTCGGGCATGAATGCTGATCATGACTCAGAAACTCCGCAGCCAAGAGAAACCAGTAATCATGATTTACTGGAACACAGGTCTGCATTCCttgaaaggagaaggagaataaGATCTCAG GTGCGGGCCCTTCAGCGATTGGGTAGCAGGTTTGAGAGTTTATCAGGTCATGACAGATCATGTATATTATCTGGGCAACATCGAACTGGTTGTAGCACATGCAGAACAAACAATCGAGCTGCTAATCCTGATGATGACACAAGTGCTAGAGCTAGCATATCAAGAATTGTTATGTTAGCAGAAGCACTTTTTGAG GTTTTGGATGAAATTCATCAGCAGTCTGTAGTTCTCTCATCTCGGCCATCTTTTTCCTCTATTGGATCTGTTCCTGCTCCAAAGGAGGTAGTAGAATGTATGCCAATAAAAGTATACATGAAACCACATGAACACCAAATTGACGGGGCTGCACA GTGTTATATTTGCCTTGTGGAGTATGAAGAAGGAGATTGCATCCGAATACTGCCTTGCAATCATGAATTTCACCAAACATGTATAGATAAGTGGTTGAAAGAGATTCACAG GGTTTGTCCACTTTGTCGTGGGAACGTTTGCAGATTGGATGCATCAAGCACAGAGAAGCTTTGTTGA
- the LOC103713022 gene encoding DNA polymerase delta subunit 4-like, whose amino-acid sequence MASGDIQGFYRQRKKGGAASSSSAKKKSGKPPDGGATLGADAAQNPFLISHGSPDLQDDYGPEEEKLRQFDMDMRYGPCLGLTRLQRWERAAAMGLHPPPDLGELLRHVWQDELRRRSAEPKTKPNPALECLWEGRV is encoded by the exons ATGGCATCGGGCGACATCCAGGGCTTCTACCGGCAAAGGAAGAAGGGCggcgccgcctcctcctcctccgccaagAAGAAATCCGGCAAGCCCCCGGACGGTGGCGCCACCTTGGGAGCTGACGCGGCCCAGAACCCTTTCCTCATCTCCCACGGCTCCCCCGATCTCCAAG ATGATTATGGGCCAGAGGAGGAGAAGCTTCGGCAGTTCGATATGGACATGAGGTACGGGCCCTGCCTCGGCCTCACTCGTCTCCAGCGCTGGGAGCGCGCCGCCGCCATGGGTCTCCACCCGCCACCGGATCTCGGCGAACTCCTCCGCCACGTGTGGCAGGACGAGCTCCGCCGCCGCTCGGCGGAGCCAAAGACTAAGCCAAACCCCGCGCTGGAGTGCCTCTGGGAGGGCCGAGTCTAG
- the LOC103713012 gene encoding pectin acetylesterase 7-like isoform X2 — MIGGKPGAWIYLLILLNLLISLKVEGFDVPLTLVQAAVAKGAVCLDGSPPAYHFAPGFGSGVNNWLVHMEGGGWCSNVEECKERTGNFRGSSKYMKQLSFSGILGNQQNLNPDFYNWNKVKIRYCDGSSFTGDIEAVNPATNLHFRGARVWRAIMDELLAKGMNKAQNALLSGCSAGGLASILHCDSFHDLLPAGARVKCFSDAGYFIDAKDVSGKETIKDFYNQVVTTHGSAKNLPSSCTSRFPPSLCFFPQYVVQNMRTPLFILNAAYDAWQIKNIFAPSPSDPRKIWSECKLDIKKCSSSQLQALQGFRSEFLRALPRNSPSVGMFIDSCYSHCQSGAQETWLSSNSPAIDRMSIAKAVGDWFYGRSAVQKIDCPYPCNPTCHNREID, encoded by the exons ATGATTGGTGGTAAACCAGGAGCATGGATTTATCTTTTAATCTTACTAAATCTACTAATCTCGCTGAAAGTGGAAGGTTTCGATGTTCCTCTCACTCTTGTGCAAGCTGCTGTGGCCAAAGGAGCAG TCTGTTTGGATGGAAGTCCCCCAGCTTATCATTTTGCACCGGGTTTTGGCTCAGGGGTGAACAACTGGTTGGTTCACATGGAG GGAGGAGGATGGTGCAGTAATGTTGAAGAGTGTAAAGAACGCACAGGGAACTTCAGAGGCTCCTCTAAGTATATGAAGCAGCTTTCCTTCTCTGGAATTTTAGGCAACCAGCAAAATTTAAATCCTG ACTTCTATAACTGGAACAAGGTAAAGATTCGATACTGTGACGGTTCATCATTTACCGGTGATATAGAGGCAGTAAATCCT GCAACAAATCTTCACTTtagaggagctagggtttggcGTGCTATTATGGACGAACTATTGGCAAAGGGGATGAACAAAGCACAAAAT GCTCTTCTTTCTGGCTGTTCAGCTGGTGGTTTGGCATCCATACTACACTGTGACAGCTTTCATGATCTTCTACCAGCTGGTGCAAGAGTTAAATGCTTCTCAGATGCTGGTTATTTTATCGATGC GAAGGATGTTTCTGGAAAAGAGACGATCAAAGACTTCTATAATCAAGTTGTGACCACCCAT GGATCAGCAAAGAATTTGCCGTCCTCATGCACTTCAAGGTTTCCGCCAAGCCTG TGCTTTTTCCCACAGTATGTGGTGCAGAATATGCGCACGCCACTTTTCATATTAAATGCAGCATATGATGCATGGCAG ATCAAGAACATTTTTGCACCAAGTCCTTCTGATCCCCGTAAAATTTGGAGTGAATGCAAGCTTGATATAAAGAAGTGTTCTTCAAGCCAACTTCAGGCCCTGCAAG GTTTCAGATCAGAGTTTCTACGTGCACTGCCCAGGAATTCTCCATCAGTAGGCATGTTTATAGACTCATGTTATTCCCACTGCCAATCAGGGGCTCAGGAAACATGGTTAAGCAGTAATTCTCCTGCTATAGATAGGATG TCAATTGCAAAAGCAGTTGGAGACTGGTTTTATGGCCGGAGTGCCGTTCAGAAGATCGACTGCCCCTATCCATGCAACCCGACATGTCACAACCGTGAAATTGATTAA
- the LOC103713012 gene encoding pectin acetylesterase 7-like isoform X1, whose protein sequence is MIGGKPGAWIYLLILLNLLISLKVEGFDVPLTLVQAAVAKGAVCLDGSPPAYHFAPGFGSGVNNWLVHMEGGGWCSNVEECKERTGNFRGSSKYMKQLSFSGILGNQQNLNPDFYNWNKVKIRYCDGSSFTGDIEAVNPATNLHFRGARVWRAIMDELLAKGMNKAQNALLSGCSAGGLASILHCDSFHDLLPAGARVKCFSDAGYFIDAYAHILCFHVRICSLYQRTTPGYRTLLIKKKKSEHDILWQYYDRKDVSGKETIKDFYNQVVTTHGSAKNLPSSCTSRFPPSLCFFPQYVVQNMRTPLFILNAAYDAWQIKNIFAPSPSDPRKIWSECKLDIKKCSSSQLQALQGFRSEFLRALPRNSPSVGMFIDSCYSHCQSGAQETWLSSNSPAIDRMSIAKAVGDWFYGRSAVQKIDCPYPCNPTCHNREID, encoded by the exons ATGATTGGTGGTAAACCAGGAGCATGGATTTATCTTTTAATCTTACTAAATCTACTAATCTCGCTGAAAGTGGAAGGTTTCGATGTTCCTCTCACTCTTGTGCAAGCTGCTGTGGCCAAAGGAGCAG TCTGTTTGGATGGAAGTCCCCCAGCTTATCATTTTGCACCGGGTTTTGGCTCAGGGGTGAACAACTGGTTGGTTCACATGGAG GGAGGAGGATGGTGCAGTAATGTTGAAGAGTGTAAAGAACGCACAGGGAACTTCAGAGGCTCCTCTAAGTATATGAAGCAGCTTTCCTTCTCTGGAATTTTAGGCAACCAGCAAAATTTAAATCCTG ACTTCTATAACTGGAACAAGGTAAAGATTCGATACTGTGACGGTTCATCATTTACCGGTGATATAGAGGCAGTAAATCCT GCAACAAATCTTCACTTtagaggagctagggtttggcGTGCTATTATGGACGAACTATTGGCAAAGGGGATGAACAAAGCACAAAAT GCTCTTCTTTCTGGCTGTTCAGCTGGTGGTTTGGCATCCATACTACACTGTGACAGCTTTCATGATCTTCTACCAGCTGGTGCAAGAGTTAAATGCTTCTCAGATGCTGGTTATTTTATCGATGCGTACGCTCATATTCTGTGCTTCCATGTTAGAATTTGCTCATTATACCAGAGAACTACTCCCGGTTATCGAACtttgctaataaaaaaaaaaaaatccgagcATGACATTCTTTGGCAATATTATGACAGGAAGGATGTTTCTGGAAAAGAGACGATCAAAGACTTCTATAATCAAGTTGTGACCACCCAT GGATCAGCAAAGAATTTGCCGTCCTCATGCACTTCAAGGTTTCCGCCAAGCCTG TGCTTTTTCCCACAGTATGTGGTGCAGAATATGCGCACGCCACTTTTCATATTAAATGCAGCATATGATGCATGGCAG ATCAAGAACATTTTTGCACCAAGTCCTTCTGATCCCCGTAAAATTTGGAGTGAATGCAAGCTTGATATAAAGAAGTGTTCTTCAAGCCAACTTCAGGCCCTGCAAG GTTTCAGATCAGAGTTTCTACGTGCACTGCCCAGGAATTCTCCATCAGTAGGCATGTTTATAGACTCATGTTATTCCCACTGCCAATCAGGGGCTCAGGAAACATGGTTAAGCAGTAATTCTCCTGCTATAGATAGGATG TCAATTGCAAAAGCAGTTGGAGACTGGTTTTATGGCCGGAGTGCCGTTCAGAAGATCGACTGCCCCTATCCATGCAACCCGACATGTCACAACCGTGAAATTGATTAA
- the LOC103713012 gene encoding pectin acetylesterase 8-like isoform X3: protein MSFFSFLTDLSQGGGWCSNVEECKERTGNFRGSSKYMKQLSFSGILGNQQNLNPDFYNWNKVKIRYCDGSSFTGDIEAVNPATNLHFRGARVWRAIMDELLAKGMNKAQNALLSGCSAGGLASILHCDSFHDLLPAGARVKCFSDAGYFIDAYAHILCFHVRICSLYQRTTPGYRTLLIKKKKSEHDILWQYYDRKDVSGKETIKDFYNQVVTTHGSAKNLPSSCTSRFPPSLCFFPQYVVQNMRTPLFILNAAYDAWQIKNIFAPSPSDPRKIWSECKLDIKKCSSSQLQALQGFRSEFLRALPRNSPSVGMFIDSCYSHCQSGAQETWLSSNSPAIDRMSIAKAVGDWFYGRSAVQKIDCPYPCNPTCHNREID, encoded by the exons atgtcttttttttcttttttaactgATCTTTCTCAGGGAGGAGGATGGTGCAGTAATGTTGAAGAGTGTAAAGAACGCACAGGGAACTTCAGAGGCTCCTCTAAGTATATGAAGCAGCTTTCCTTCTCTGGAATTTTAGGCAACCAGCAAAATTTAAATCCTG ACTTCTATAACTGGAACAAGGTAAAGATTCGATACTGTGACGGTTCATCATTTACCGGTGATATAGAGGCAGTAAATCCT GCAACAAATCTTCACTTtagaggagctagggtttggcGTGCTATTATGGACGAACTATTGGCAAAGGGGATGAACAAAGCACAAAAT GCTCTTCTTTCTGGCTGTTCAGCTGGTGGTTTGGCATCCATACTACACTGTGACAGCTTTCATGATCTTCTACCAGCTGGTGCAAGAGTTAAATGCTTCTCAGATGCTGGTTATTTTATCGATGCGTACGCTCATATTCTGTGCTTCCATGTTAGAATTTGCTCATTATACCAGAGAACTACTCCCGGTTATCGAACtttgctaataaaaaaaaaaaaatccgagcATGACATTCTTTGGCAATATTATGACAGGAAGGATGTTTCTGGAAAAGAGACGATCAAAGACTTCTATAATCAAGTTGTGACCACCCAT GGATCAGCAAAGAATTTGCCGTCCTCATGCACTTCAAGGTTTCCGCCAAGCCTG TGCTTTTTCCCACAGTATGTGGTGCAGAATATGCGCACGCCACTTTTCATATTAAATGCAGCATATGATGCATGGCAG ATCAAGAACATTTTTGCACCAAGTCCTTCTGATCCCCGTAAAATTTGGAGTGAATGCAAGCTTGATATAAAGAAGTGTTCTTCAAGCCAACTTCAGGCCCTGCAAG GTTTCAGATCAGAGTTTCTACGTGCACTGCCCAGGAATTCTCCATCAGTAGGCATGTTTATAGACTCATGTTATTCCCACTGCCAATCAGGGGCTCAGGAAACATGGTTAAGCAGTAATTCTCCTGCTATAGATAGGATG TCAATTGCAAAAGCAGTTGGAGACTGGTTTTATGGCCGGAGTGCCGTTCAGAAGATCGACTGCCCCTATCCATGCAACCCGACATGTCACAACCGTGAAATTGATTAA